In the Variovorax sp. S12S4 genome, one interval contains:
- a CDS encoding AEC family transporter, translating to MLPVFLVTFPFFALIAAGYGAARARVLPLDAIPGLNTFVLYFALPCMLLRFGAGTPIGQLLDGSVALVWGVSALAVVAGTVVFTRNARIGWNDGAFGALVAAFPNTGFMGVPLLVALLGAQAAGPMIITIAFDLVVTSSLCIALSRLDGTGSGAAHHGPRQAARQALRGVLVNPMPWSILLGVLLSAARWRLPGPVERTVAMLADAASPVALFTIGAVLARSALLAREHAASAEVAAAMGVKSALARKAPLADVLPVVGVKLLVHPLLVWALGRGAIALGLPLSSSALVVIVLVAALPSASNVAMLAERFGADSGRIARIILWTTVATFFSFPLAVGLLR from the coding sequence GTGCTGCCTGTATTTCTCGTTACCTTTCCTTTCTTCGCGCTGATTGCCGCCGGCTATGGCGCGGCACGAGCACGCGTCCTGCCGCTGGACGCGATTCCCGGCCTCAACACCTTCGTGCTGTATTTCGCGCTGCCTTGCATGCTGTTGCGCTTCGGTGCCGGCACGCCGATCGGGCAACTGCTCGACGGCAGCGTTGCACTGGTCTGGGGCGTGAGCGCGCTGGCCGTGGTGGCGGGCACGGTCGTCTTCACCCGCAATGCGCGCATCGGCTGGAACGACGGCGCCTTCGGCGCGCTGGTGGCGGCGTTTCCGAACACCGGCTTCATGGGCGTGCCGCTTTTGGTGGCGCTGCTGGGTGCGCAGGCGGCGGGGCCGATGATCATCACCATCGCGTTCGACCTGGTCGTGACCTCGTCGCTGTGCATTGCCCTCTCGCGGCTCGACGGCACCGGCAGCGGCGCCGCGCATCACGGCCCGCGGCAGGCGGCGCGCCAGGCGCTGCGCGGCGTGCTGGTCAATCCGATGCCGTGGTCGATTCTGCTGGGCGTGCTGCTCTCGGCCGCGCGCTGGCGCCTGCCGGGGCCCGTGGAGCGCACCGTGGCCATGCTGGCCGATGCGGCTTCGCCAGTGGCGCTCTTCACCATTGGCGCGGTGCTGGCGCGGTCGGCGCTGCTCGCCCGCGAGCACGCGGCCAGCGCGGAAGTGGCCGCGGCCATGGGGGTGAAGTCGGCGCTTGCACGCAAGGCGCCGCTGGCCGACGTGCTGCCGGTGGTGGGCGTCAAGCTGCTCGTGCATCCGCTGCTGGTGTGGGCGCTGGGGCGGGGCGCCATTGCGCTCGGGCTGCCGCTCTCTTCTTCGGCGCTGGTGGTGATCGTGCTGGTGGCGGCGCTGCCGAGCGCCAGCAACGTGGCCATGCTGGCCGAGCGCTTCGGCGCCGACAGCGGCCGCATCGCACGCATCATTCTTTGGACGACGGTCGCAACCTTCTTCAGTTTTCCGTTGGCGGTGGGCCTGCTGCGCTGA